The following nucleotide sequence is from Acidimicrobiia bacterium.
CACCGACGGTATGGGTACGTCCTGGCCGCCGAGGTGCGACGTCACTTCGCGCTTCCCGCGCGACACGAAGATGCCCATCATGCTCGGGAACATGTCGCGTACGTAGAGCGCCATGCCGACGGGTGCGTACACGAAGAGGTCGAGCGCGCGGTCGATTGGTGGCTTCTCGTCGGGCACGGTGGTCAGTCTACGGTGCCGGGCACAATGTCGGTCCTCGAGGCGATCCTGGTCGTCGGCGTCGGCTTCTTCGCGGGCTCGATCAACACCATCGTGGGTTCCGGGTCGCTCGTGACGTTCCCCACGCTGCTGGCGATCGGGTATTCGCCGGTGGTGGCCAACGTGAGCAACACGGTCGGGCTCGTCTTCGGCTCGATCAGCGGAGCGTTCGGCTACCGGCGTGAGCTCGTTGGTCAGCAGCGGCGGGCGACGGTCCTCGGCGGCGGGTCCCTCATCGGTGGCCTCACGGGCGCGGTCCTGCTCCTCACGCTGCCCAGTTCGGTGTTCGACGCCGTGGTGCCGGTGCTGATCCTGGTTGCGTGCGGGCTCGTGATCGCACAACCGCGGCTGAGCGCGATGATCGCCGCGAGGCGCACGAAGGTGGTCGAGCACGGTGGGTTCGCACTCTGGATCCTCGTCCTGCTCACCGGCATCTACGGCGGCTACTTCGGCGCCGCCCAGGGCGTGATCCTGCTCTCCCTCCTCGGCATCTTCATCGCCGAGGATCTGCAGCGCCTCAACGGCGTGAAGAACATCCTCGCCGCGATCGCCAACGGTGTTGCGGCGTGTGTCTTCGTGTTCGCGGCCGACGTGGCCTGGGACGTCGCCGCGCTGATCGCGGTGGGATCGATCGCAGGCGCGCAGTTCGGCGCGCACTTCGGACGGCGGATGCCGGCACCGCTGTTACGTGGTGTGATCGTCGTGGTCGGTGTGATCGCCGCGATCAAGCTGATCGTCGACTTCTAGTGCTCCACACGA
It contains:
- a CDS encoding sulfite exporter TauE/SafE family protein gives rise to the protein MSVLEAILVVGVGFFAGSINTIVGSGSLVTFPTLLAIGYSPVVANVSNTVGLVFGSISGAFGYRRELVGQQRRATVLGGGSLIGGLTGAVLLLTLPSSVFDAVVPVLILVACGLVIAQPRLSAMIAARRTKVVEHGGFALWILVLLTGIYGGYFGAAQGVILLSLLGIFIAEDLQRLNGVKNILAAIANGVAACVFVFAADVAWDVAALIAVGSIAGAQFGAHFGRRMPAPLLRGVIVVVGVIAAIKLIVDF